A single Penaeus chinensis breed Huanghai No. 1 chromosome 42, ASM1920278v2, whole genome shotgun sequence DNA region contains:
- the LOC125047823 gene encoding retinoblastoma-binding protein 5 homolog, producing MNLELLESFGQNYPEEFDGALDCASLAGTCAFNRRGTLLAVGCNDGRIVIWDFLTRGIAKVISAHVHPVCSLSWSRGGYKLLSVSTDNNVCIWDVLSGECDIKYRFPSPVMKAQFHPRNDKIFLVCPMRHPAVLVNVDASHKIVPMDDEGDVNIVASFDRRGEYIFTGNSRGKLLILSCPELEVKSTFRIGQGTTSAAAIKSIDFARRTEFFLVNSADRVIRVYDAKKVLRCGKDDDPEPIQKLQDLVNKTMWKKCCFSGDGEYICAGSARQHSLYIWERSVGNLVKILHGTKGEMLLDVVWHPVRPILASISSGVVSVWSQNQVENWSAFAPDFKELDENVEYEERESEFDQSDEDKSVEMSQEKKEEDIEVDVTAIEPVAAFCSSDEEDDSSTLLYLPISPEIEEPEEGWGPEGAPNEDLNSKRSGDCKENISPKKKRPKTFDVTLENAPTDEVHPLASNRPKDKQMAGNKKGRNNSKGDSKKDRKKH from the exons ATGAATCTCGAGCTTTTAG AATCGTTTGGCCAGAACTACCCAGAGGAATTTGATGGGGCCCTGGACTGCGCATCACTAGCTGGCACCTGCGCTTTTAATAGACGCGGCACTCTACTGGCCGTGGGGTGCAATGACGGCCGAATCGTCATATGGGATTTCTTGACCCGCGGCATTGCGAAGGTCATCAGTGCTCACGTTCATCCTGTTTGTTCTTTAAG CTGGTCACGAGGGGGCTACAAGCTCCTTAGTGTTTCTACCGACAATAATGTCTGCATATGGGACGTCCTGAGCGGGGAGTGCGATATCAAGTACAGATTTCCCTCACCCGTTATGAAG GCCCAATTTCATCCACGCAATGACAAGATCTTCCTAGTTTGCCCCATGAGACATCCAGCGGTGCTCGTCAACGTCGATGCCTCGCACAAGATTGTTCCAATGGATGATGAG GGAGACGTCAACATTGTTGCCTCCTTCGACCGTCGCGGAGAGTACATATTCACGGGCAACAGCCGAGGGAAGCTGCTCATCCTCTCCTGCCCAGAGTTGGAGGTCAAATCAACATTCAGGATCGGCCAAGGAACCACAAGTGCCGCTGCCATCAAGAGTATTGACTTTGCGCGCAGAACAGA GTTTTTCCTTGTGAATTCTGCTGACCGTGTTATTCGCGTTTACGATGCGAAGAAAGTCCTTAGGTGCGGGAAAGATGATGATCCAGAACCTATACAGAAGTTACAGGATTTAGTTAACAA AACCATGTGGAAGAAATGCTGCTTCTCTGGCGATGGCGAATATATCTGCGCAGGCTCGGCCAGACAGCACTCCCTGTACATTTGGGAGCGCAGCGTGGGAAACCTGGTCAAGATCTTGCACGGTACAAAGGGAGAGATGCTTCTTGATGTTGTG TGGCATCCAGTGCGACCAATTTTGGCATCCATCAGCTCTGGGGTGGTGTCTGTGTGGTCACAGAACCAGGTGGAAAACTGGTCGGCTTTTGCCCCTGACTTCAAGGAGTTGGACGAGAATGTGGAATACGAGGAGAGAGAATCGGAGTTCGACCAGAGCGACGAGGACAAGAGTGTTGAAATGAgccaggagaagaaggaggaggatattgaG gTGGACGTTACAGCGATAGAACCTGTAGCAGCCTTCTGCAGCTCAGATGAGGAAGATGACAGCAGTACCCTCCTGTACCTCCCCATCTCACCGGAGATTGAAGAGCCCGAGGAAGGTTGGGGACCAGAGGGGGCACCTAATGAGGACCTGAACAGCAAGCGCTCGGGCGACTGCAAGGAGAATATATCCCCGAAGAAGAAGAGACCCAAGACCTTTGATGTTACCTTAGAGAATGCACCCACAGATG AAGTGCACCCCTTGGCAAGCAACAGACCGAAAGACAAGCAAATGGCAGGGaataagaagggaagaaataacTCAAAAGGAGACTctaagaaggatagaaaaaaacattaa